The following are encoded in a window of Mycobacterium vicinigordonae genomic DNA:
- a CDS encoding TOBE domain-containing protein: MRLSTRNQLKGIIAEVDLGSVMAIVKVRLDGGDQIVTSSVTRDAAVELGLQVGQPATVFIKSTEVTIGVE, translated from the coding sequence ATGCGCCTGTCCACTCGTAACCAGCTCAAGGGAATCATCGCCGAGGTCGATCTCGGCAGCGTGATGGCGATCGTCAAGGTCCGTCTCGACGGTGGCGATCAGATCGTCACGTCCTCGGTCACCAGGGACGCGGCGGTCGAACTCGGCCTGCAAGTCGGGCAGCCCGCGACCGTGTTCATCAAGTCCACCGAAGTGACGATCGGCGTCGAGTGA
- a CDS encoding TetR/AcrR family transcriptional regulator: MTVAAGNVDLAEETVPEPFRLRLLDGLAASIGERGYRATTVADIVRHARTSKRTFYDQFPSKEQCFLELLQVEITVLAQDIRAAVDPEADWHQQIRQAVEGYVGHIESRPAITLSWIREFTYLGEVARPVQRHGLEVLTNLLVDLSGSPGFQRADLPPLTQPLAVILVGGLRELVALAVEDGRPPREVVEPAVDASIALLGPRH, encoded by the coding sequence GTGACCGTCGCGGCTGGCAATGTTGACCTGGCCGAGGAAACCGTGCCCGAACCGTTTCGTCTTCGCCTGCTCGATGGTCTGGCCGCCTCAATCGGTGAGCGCGGATATCGTGCCACCACCGTGGCCGACATCGTCCGCCACGCCCGCACTTCCAAGCGCACCTTCTACGACCAGTTCCCCAGCAAGGAACAGTGCTTCCTGGAGCTGCTGCAAGTCGAGATCACCGTCCTGGCCCAGGACATTCGGGCCGCCGTCGATCCCGAGGCAGACTGGCACCAGCAGATTCGCCAAGCGGTGGAGGGCTACGTCGGCCACATCGAGTCCCGGCCCGCCATCACCCTGAGCTGGATTCGCGAATTCACCTACCTCGGCGAGGTCGCCCGGCCGGTGCAGCGCCACGGATTGGAAGTGCTCACCAATCTCCTTGTCGATCTCAGCGGTAGCCCGGGTTTCCAGCGCGCGGACCTGCCACCGCTGACCCAACCGCTGGCGGTGATCCTGGTCGGCGGTCTGCGCGAACTCGTCGCCCTCGCGGTCGAGGACGGCAGGCCGCCCCGCGAAGTCGTCGAGCCGGCCGTCGACGCCTCGATTGCGTTGCTGGGCCCCCGACATTGA
- a CDS encoding zinc-binding dehydrogenase — translation MASTMRAERFYADTKSVVLEDVPIPRPGPGEVLVKVAFCGICHSDLSLINGTFPAQAPVVTQGHEASGTIAELGPDVTGWAVGDRVVVAAGRPCQHCPNCRRGDVVNCLRLQLMAFAYDGAWAEYTLAQAAGLTRVPDNVPLEQAAILADAVSTPFGAVVRTGKVAVGESVGVWGVGGVGTHIVQLAKLVGAVPVIALDVNPAVLERALQLGADYAFDTRDDALRDKLAEVTGGRLLDVAFDAVGLKVTFEQALNSLTSGGRLVGVGMSAESPTVGPTAMFGLSRKQVLGHLGYQNVDIETLAELVSYGRLDISRSISEIVPLQDIRAGIEKLERQEGNPIRILVQP, via the coding sequence ATGGCGTCCACCATGCGCGCCGAGCGCTTCTACGCTGACACTAAAAGTGTTGTGCTGGAAGATGTTCCGATACCACGACCCGGACCTGGCGAAGTCCTGGTCAAGGTCGCGTTCTGCGGCATCTGCCACTCGGACCTGAGCCTGATCAACGGAACCTTCCCCGCCCAGGCGCCCGTGGTCACCCAGGGGCACGAAGCCTCCGGAACCATCGCCGAACTCGGCCCCGACGTGACCGGCTGGGCCGTGGGTGACCGGGTGGTGGTGGCCGCCGGCCGACCCTGCCAGCACTGCCCCAACTGCCGTCGCGGCGATGTCGTCAACTGTCTGCGGCTTCAGTTGATGGCCTTCGCTTATGACGGTGCCTGGGCCGAATACACCCTTGCCCAGGCGGCAGGCCTGACCCGCGTCCCGGACAACGTGCCGCTGGAACAGGCCGCAATTCTGGCCGACGCGGTGTCCACACCGTTCGGCGCAGTCGTGCGCACCGGCAAGGTCGCCGTCGGGGAGTCGGTTGGGGTGTGGGGGGTCGGTGGTGTGGGAACCCACATCGTCCAACTCGCGAAACTTGTTGGCGCCGTGCCGGTGATCGCCCTGGACGTCAACCCTGCGGTGTTGGAGCGGGCACTGCAGCTCGGTGCGGATTACGCGTTCGACACTCGCGACGACGCACTGCGCGACAAGCTCGCAGAGGTCACCGGCGGCCGGTTGCTCGATGTGGCGTTCGATGCCGTCGGTCTCAAGGTGACGTTCGAGCAGGCGCTTAATTCTCTGACCAGCGGCGGCCGGCTTGTCGGCGTCGGGATGAGCGCCGAGTCCCCAACAGTAGGCCCTACCGCCATGTTTGGGTTGAGCCGCAAGCAGGTGCTTGGCCATCTCGGCTATCAGAACGTCGACATCGAGACCCTCGCGGAGCTGGTGTCGTACGGGCGCCTTGATATTTCACGTTCGATCAGCGAAATCGTCCCGCTGCAAGACATCCGCGCCGGCATCGAGAAGCTGGAGCGCCAAGAGGGTAACCCGATCCGGATCCTGGTCCAGCCCTAG
- a CDS encoding alpha/beta fold hydrolase produces MIAMPAMDGVEHRYVELGDVTIHVAAAGPVDGPAVMLVHGFPENWWEWHKLIGPLAADGYRVLCPDLRGSGWSSAPPSSYTKDEMADDLARVLDSLGVAKVKLVAHDWGGPVAFIMMLRHPEKVTGFFGMNTAAPFVKNDLASLRNLWRFWYQIPISLPVIGPRLLGDPKARFARALGSWVGGGFKLADEDIRLYIDRMRQPGHAEAGSRWYRSFQTKEMVRWARGEYDDVRVEVPVRWLTGTRDPVIRPEMADVYADHISDFEAERVDGVGHWIVHQRPDLVLDRVRAFLLL; encoded by the coding sequence ATGATCGCTATGCCCGCAATGGACGGCGTCGAACACCGATATGTGGAACTAGGCGACGTCACCATCCACGTCGCCGCGGCGGGCCCGGTCGACGGGCCGGCGGTGATGCTGGTGCATGGCTTCCCGGAGAACTGGTGGGAATGGCACAAGCTGATCGGACCCTTGGCCGCCGACGGCTATCGGGTGCTGTGTCCCGACCTGCGAGGCTCGGGGTGGAGTTCGGCGCCGCCGTCGAGCTACACCAAGGACGAGATGGCCGACGACCTCGCCCGCGTACTGGACTCGCTGGGCGTCGCGAAGGTCAAGCTCGTCGCCCACGACTGGGGCGGGCCGGTCGCGTTCATCATGATGCTGCGCCACCCGGAGAAGGTGACGGGCTTCTTCGGCATGAACACCGCGGCGCCGTTTGTGAAGAACGACCTCGCATCGCTGCGCAACCTGTGGCGATTCTGGTACCAGATCCCGATCTCGCTGCCGGTGATCGGTCCCCGATTGCTTGGCGATCCGAAGGCCCGGTTCGCCCGAGCCCTGGGTTCGTGGGTCGGCGGGGGATTCAAACTCGCCGACGAAGACATTCGGCTCTACATCGACCGGATGCGCCAGCCGGGCCATGCCGAGGCCGGATCGCGGTGGTATCGCTCGTTCCAGACCAAGGAGATGGTGCGCTGGGCGCGCGGCGAGTACGACGACGTCCGCGTCGAGGTGCCGGTGCGTTGGCTCACCGGTACCCGGGATCCGGTGATCCGTCCGGAGATGGCCGACGTATATGCCGACCACATAAGCGATTTCGAGGCCGAGCGGGTTGACGGAGTCGGGCACTGGATCGTGCACCAGCGGCCGGATCTGGTGCTCGATCGGGTGCGCGCGTTCCTGCTTCTCTAG